TATGATGGGACTAACTACGCAGGGTGGCAGAGACAGAAAGACGAGCGAACCATACAGGGAGTAATAGAGGATGTAATTAAAAGGGTTACAGGGGAAAATTTAAGGTTAATCCCTTCGGGCAGAACCGATGCAGGGGTTCATGCCCTTGGTCAGGTAGCAAATTTTAAGACAGTAAGTAAACCCTTACACCAAAATCTTTGGTGTGAGGGTAAAATTGAAGGAAAACGCTGGAAGGATATTATCAATGCCTCTCTTCCTGAAGATATAAAAATACTGGATTCGGCTGAGGTAGATATGGACTTCCACGCAAGGTATAGTGCCAGGGGAAGACTGTATTCATATACCATTCTTAATCAGGAAGATCCTATAACCATTCTCAGGAATTATGTATGGCATATTCGTCGGAATCTTAATGTAGAGGCAATGATAGAGGCTGGTAGGTTTCTCACAGGAGAACATGATTTTTCCTCATTCAGGGCATCGGCATGCACTGCCAGAAAGACAGCAAGAAAAATAGCAGAGCTAAGGATAGAGAAACGTAGGTCGTTTATAGTAATAACAATAGAAGCTAATGCATTCCTTCACCACATGGTAAGAAACATCGTTGGAACGCTTGTTGAAGTAGGTAGAGGTAGATTGAGCCCTGATGCTGTGCGGGAGATACTTAGTGCTAAGGATAGAAACCTCGCAGGACCAACAGCCCCTGCAAGGGGACTGATTCTTATGGGGGTAAAGTACTGAGAAAATAATTTCAATTTGAAACTTTTTCCTTGACAGAGCAAGACAAAATGGTAGTATTTAAAAATGCATAGCGAGCGTTCCCAATGGATTAGCGAGCGAATATAAATAAAATAATTTCTTACATTTCGAAGATTCACCACAGCGTTGCTGTGGGGGAGATTCCATAGATGGATAGTATTAATATCAGGAGTATAAAAAAATGGCCAGAGGAAGAAAGACCCAGGGAGAGGCTTATAAGATATGGGACAGAAATGCTTTCAGATGCCCAGCTCCTCGCAATAATACTCAGAACAGGAAGAGAGGATAAAAGTGCCCTTGACCTTGCCAACACACTCCTTACATCCTTTGGTAGCCTCAAGGCGATAGCCTCAGCAGGGATAGCCGAACTCTGTGGCATAAGGGGCATCGGTATAGCAAAGGCAGCACAGATTAAGGCAGCCTTTGAACTTGGAGGCAGGATGTTAAGCGAACCTGTAAAGAAAAACACTCCGTTTACCAGTAGTATGGATGTAGTTAAACACTATAACCCCTTTATGAGCAGACTGAAAAAAGAAGTATTCATATGCGGTTTGCTTGATGGGAAAAACAGACTCTTCAGGGATATAATTATTTCTGAGGGGAGTCTTACCGCCTCACTGGTGCACCCAAGAGAGGTCTTTAATCCTGCGATAAGGGAGTCTGCAGCCTCGGTCATCGTTGTTCACAACCATCCAAGTGGAGATCCATTACCAAGCAAAGAGGATATAGAGATAACAAAGCGACTTGTAGAGACAGGCAATGTCATCGGGATAAAAGTCCTTGACCATGTTATCATCGGTTATGAGAAACATTTTAGTTTTATGGATGAAAGGCTATTGTAATTACAGCAGGCAGGACTGTCTTTCGCTTCCTACGAGATTTTTCGACAGTTCTAATCTCCTTCCGCTACAGCCTCGAAACTCACCCTTCGGGTTCAAACAGTCGAGGCTGTGGACGCTCCAGTTCGCTAAGAACTGTTACCGAAAAGTCTCTGATGTCGCTCAAGTCAGTCCTGCTTATCACTAGGTTTGTGTAAAGGTTATTTATTACGATGAACGGGCTGATCGATAGGAACAAACGCTGGGAAGACGATGACAGAAAATACCTCTGGCATCCCTTTACGCAGATGAAGGAATGGCTTGAGGAGCCACCGCTTATCATCATAGAAGGGAGGGGCAATTACCTTAAGGATGCCTATGGAAGATGGTATCTCGATGGTGTCTCCTCTCTCTGGTGCAACATTCACGGACACAGGAGGAAAGAGATAGACGATGCCATAAAAGAACAGCTTGAAAATATTGCACATTCAACCCTGCTTGGGTTAAGCAATGTTCCTGCGATAGAATTAGCGGAGAAACTTGTTCAAATTACACCAAAAGGCACTGACTCTTCAGCCTTCAGCCTTCAGCCTTCAGCCTTAACAAGGGTCTTTTATTCTGATAACGGCTCCACTACTGTTGAGATAGCCATCAAGATGGCATTTCAATACTGGCAGAATAAGGGGCAAAGGGGAAGAACAGCATTTTTATCTTTAAATAATGCCTACCATGGAGATACCATAGGTGCTGTGAGTGTAGGTGGAATCGAGATATTTCACAGTGCCTTTAAACCACTTCTTTTCCCATCTTACAGGGTACCATCCCCGTATTGCTACAGGTGTGAACTGGGGCTTTCATATCCCTCCTGTGCTATGGGTTGTCTCGAGCAGATGGAAGAACTTCTCAAAAAAAACAACAATGTAATAGCGGCGGTCATAATAGAACCTGTTGTTCAGGGCGCTGGAGGGATGATTGTAGCACCAGAAGGCTACCTAAAAGGTGTCTGTGAACTATGCACAAAATATAATGTCCTTCTGATAGTAGATGAAGTGGCAACCGCTTTTGGAAGGACGGGCAAGATGTTTGCCTGCGAGCATGAGAATGTGAGTCCCGATATCATGTGTGTGGCAAAAGGGATCACAGGAGGTTATCTACCACTGGCAGCTACAATTACGACGGAAGAGATATTTAACGCATTTCTCAGTGAATACACAGAATTTAAGACCTTCTTTCACGGGCACACCTATACAGGTAATCCCCTTGCCTGCGCTGCTGCTATAGTGAACCTTGAGATATTCGAACGGGAGAAAACACTTGAGCACCTTCAGCCCAAAATAGCCCTTCTTTCAGAGAGACTGAAGCCACTAAATAACCTCCCCCTTGTGGGTGAGATAAGACAGAAAGGTTTTATGGTAGGGATTGAACTTGTGGCAGACAAAGAGACGAAGACTCATTTTCCAGCAGGGGAGAGGGTAGGGTTAAAGGTTATAAAATCAGCGAGAGAAAATGGTCTTATCATAAGACCGCTTGGTGATGTCATCGTGCTGATGCCTCCTCTTTCAGTGACAGAGGAGGAGATCAAAAGGATAGTGGAGATAGTCGGGGAGGCGATAAGAAAGTTGAAAGTCGAAAGTGGAAAGTGAATAGCAACCAATGACTTTCAATTACCTTGAAGCCTCCATTCTATATGCCTCTGCCAGTTATCACCTTTCTCCGGGAAGTCTGAACGATAGTGTGCCCCTACGCTACCCTCTCTTAAGAATGCAGACTCGGTGATAAGCATCGCAACAGTAACCATATTTTTTACCTCAAGTTCCCTTCTGCTAAAAAAATTACAATCAAGAACCCCCTTCCACCTGTTAATCTTCTCTCTTGCCTCGTTAAGGGACTTTTCGCACCGTATGATCCCTACCCGCTCCCACAGCAGACGTCTTAGTGAGGCGCGAATCTTATCTATATCGAGGTCGCTACAGCTTTCCATTGTTTCGTAAGATGGAGGTATCACCCCCTGGATTTTAATGTTGCTGCCATAATCTGCGGCGCTCACCCCTGCCAGCGTCCCATAGACTATTCCTTCAAGCAGGGAATTGCTCGCAAGCCTGTTTGCACCATGCACACCTGTGCACGCAACCTCACCCGCTGCAAAGAGTCCCTTTATATCTGTTGTACCATCTATGTCTGTTTTTATACCACCCATCATATAATGGGCACTCGGGCAGACGGGTATCTGGTCATCTGTTATATCAATGTCAAATCGCAGACAGGTAGAGTATATTCGCGGGAATCTCCTTCTAACAAAATCTTTATCGAGGTGCGTAAGGTCAAGATATACATTCTTTGACTTTGTCCTCACCATCTCTGAAACGATTGCTCTGCTCACTATATCCCTTGGAGCAAGCTCTGCGGACAGATGATAATCAGGCATGAACCGTTCACCATAGGTATTCCTGAGGACCGCTCCTTCTCCTCTCATCGCCTCTGAAAGGAGAAATTGAGGGGCAGATGGATGATAAAGAGTTGTCGGATGAAACTGAACAAATTCCATGTCTGTAAGTGTTGCTCCAGCCCTGTAAGCAATCGCCATTCCATCGCCTGTTGCGACAGGGGGGTTCGTTGTCCGCGCAAATATCTGTCCACAACCTCCTGTAGCAAGGACAACTGCCTTTGAATTGATAGCAACAAGTTCTCTGCCAGCCTCTTTTAAAAGAAGGGCTCCCCTGCATATACCATCTCTGACTATTAAATCAATGGTATACGCATATTCATATTTGGAAATGTTCGGGAAACTTCTAACCTTCTTCAACAATACCCGCTCAAGTTCTCTTCCTGTTGCATCTCCATGGGCGTGAAGTATCCTTCGCTTGCTATGCGCAGCCTCCCGGGTAAAGGCAAGCCTGCTTCCCTCTTTATCAAACTCAGCACCCCATGATATAAGTTCAAGAATCCTCGCAGGACCCTCTTCAACAAGGATTCTTACAGCTCTTTCATCGCAGAGTCCATCACCTGCCTTTATTGTATCTTCATAGTGGATGCCGACCTCATCCTCATCACTGAGCGCTACAGCTACTCCTCCCTGTGCATACTCTGTGCTTGACTCGGTCGCCTTATCCTTTGTTATAACAAGGACATTACCAGCCTTTGCAAGCTCAATGGCTGCCCTTAATCCCGCCACACCACTACCTATCACAAGGAAATCTGTGGTCTCTACCTTAGGTATCAAAATCATTTTTATTATTTTTTATTTTAAATATTTTGTTTTCAGATCACTGTCTCAAGCCAGATAAAAAAGATATTTTCCATAAAAAAAGTAAAACCAGTAAGAATCCAGAAAACCCTTTCAACGGTTTTCATAGATGCTTTTATCAGAACTACAAAGAGTATGAAAAACCAACCAACAGAAATCCATTTTAGGTTCCATGGTGAAACCCAGAGCACAAGCAGAGAGATAAATATCCCTAAGAGCAAATACGGTATCCAGAGTATCCATCTGAAACCGTTTTTCAACCTGATGCGTCTCGCCCTAAGTGCAGTAAAGATATAGACCTGCCACCATGCACCAAAAAAGAAAAACATCACACCATATCTATCAAGCCTTGCTAAAGTAGTGGCTTGGAGAGGAAAAACTTTATATTCAACAGCCCATATTGTAAAAAAGAATATAGCTGGTATCAGAGTTAAAAATATAAATCCAAAAAAATCAAGAAGATAAGAGCCAATTGGAGCAATCTCTTTGTCTTTTCTTTCATCTCTGGCACAGAGGAAAAATTCAAGTCCGAGCATGATAGGAACAACCAGATAGGCGATCTGCTGATAGCGGTAAGACTCCATCCCCTACTCCTATTCCTCTATCCCCAACGGTCGTTCTTCGGACACACTTAAAAGTTTATCTCCAAACCGTTCAAGGCGTCGTGTTGCTTCATCGTATTTGGTCCTTGCATTATTCAGATGCCTTCCCATCACCTCAAAATCTTCATAGAACCTGTCGAAATCTCCTCTGAGCCTCTGAAGAAGTGCTATTACTTCCTTAGTGCTCTGCTGTATCCTCATACCCTTTAATCCGATTGCGATAACATGGAGGTATGCGTAAAAACTGTTCGGGGATACAGGAACAACCCTCTTATCCATGGCATAACCTAAAAGACTTTTTTCCTCTCCAAGCGACTCATCCTTGATAACGATCTCATAATAGACATTCTCCGCTGGAATATACATAAGGGCGAAATCAAAAGTGCCTTCATCCGGCAGTATGTATTTAGATGCTATAATATCGATATGTCTTTTTACATCAGATGCAAACGCCTTCCTGTATCTCTTTTTTTCATCGTCTGAAGTGCTGTCAATCATCCTTCTGAAATTTTCAAGCGGAAATTTTGAATCGATAGGTACGAGACCCTCATTAAGGGTTATCACTGCATCTACAGTCTCTCCTCCCTTAAACTTATATTGCAGGGTAAAATTCGAAGATGGGAGAACCTGTGCAAGTAGATTCTCAAGCAACATTTCACCAAGGACTCCCCTCATCTTCGGAGGTTTCAGTATCTCATGAAGACTCGAAATATCTTTGCCGACCTCAAATATCCTCTCTGTTGCCTTTGATAACTCACCGAGGTTCTGTTTTACCTCACCAACAACCCTTGCAGCACTGTCGAGTCGGCTTCCTATCTGTCCTGTAGTAGTTTGAAGTTGCTGTGTAATAGATGCGAGCTGGGTGTTAACCTGTTGTGTAATACTTGCTAACTGCTGATTAACCTGTGATGTCACAGCCGACAGTTGTTGACTTATCTGTGTATTACTCGATGAGAGGGATTCGCCGAGTTGCTGCCTGAGGCTATCAATCTGTTGTTGCATTATAATCAAAGCAGGATCGGACTCTTTCTTCCTTGAGGATAGAACAAGATAAAAGAGGATTGCTATGATCATTATCAATAAAATTATGCTGATTATCTCCACCATCTAAGCCCCCTTATAATAGCAATATCATTTTCAAAATTTTTGTTGACAAAATGTATAGTATTCTAATATATTTTAATTACAAAGACCTAATTCCCGAATTGTCACCGTATGGTGCGCGTTCGTGGGATACCCTACGATAGGGGTTAGGTCGCTTAAACCTCGAGTATTCGAGGTTTTTGTTTTTATCTCCCAAAGTCCCAAACATCTTCTATTCTATCCAGAATAATTTCTCTATAAAGATTGCTGTCCTCTTTTTCTTTGTTGTAAGACCTGCGTATTGTCCCAGCTACCATATCTGCAAGTTGAATTAACACATTTTTCTTAGAGTCAACAAACTTCAGGTTTTTAAATACCTTATCCCCCATGTCAATAACAGGATTTAATTCTCTACGCAGGTAGGTTGTTAATGCCTGCTTAAGTCTTCTGTCGCCATGCCCATCAAGACGTAGTTTTGCATCTCTTATCGTGCCACCGTGGTATTTAAGAACAGACTTTATGGCATAATTGTAAAATGATTCTCTTGAATTTCTGAGTTCTTTGCCATAAATCCTATGCTTCCTCAGTGCTATTGCCCTTACCCTGAATTCACAATCAGCGATAGCTTTCAGAAAATTTAGCCTGAAATCTTTTGAGCATTTGTTAAACCGGAATTCGTAATTATCGGATAAACCCATTGTCCTCTTTAGTTTTTTAATCTTTAATGCTGTCTCTTCGGCTTCAAGTTCATCATCAAATATGACTAAAGCTATAACAAAAACAGGGGAAGAACCTTTCCCGACTTTAAATCCTGGATCTCCTGAATCATCGATAAAAATCAGCATACTCAGAATCTCACATTATATCCTTCTATCTTGCCTTTCCAGAAAAGGATATACCATATTTTTCAAACAAACCGCAAAGATATTTGCCATTAAAAAGTTCAATGCGTTTTCCTCTCGCAAATTCTTTGCATTCTCTGGAGAATTCACCGCTTGTAACCAACACCCCTTTTGTAATGCTTGGCTGATCTTGGATTACTCCATACAAAGATCTGGCATGCTCAACACCTACTACACCGTTGGGGTAATGCTTGCACTGAATGGCCAAATATTCGGTTCCAGTTTCACTTAGGCGTTTTGCATGAATATCAATACCTTGATCTTTAGTTTGAGTAGTTAGCTTCACTTGATAACCCATTTTTTCGTAAAGGTTAGCTATCAATCGTTCGAACTGTTGTGGTAAAATTTGCCCTAATGATTCTATTGTAAGCCCGCCTCTCGGCATACCTTTTGCTGTGGTGGGTTTTGTTTTTTGGATGTTGAATAAACTAAATAGTTCCTCTTCAGTGAGAACTCTTGATAAATTTGTGTCGCTCAGATCATCGATAACCGCCTTGAAAAGCTCCCGTTTTCTTTTAAGAAGGTTCTGTATTCTTTCTTCGATAGTATCTACTGTAAAAAGAGAGGTGACAAAAACCGTCTTTTTCTGACCTATCCGATGGGACCTATCTTCCGCTTGGGCTGCAATCGATGGATTCCACCATAGATCAAAATGAAATACAAAATTAGCCCTCGTCAAAGTTAATCCAAGACCTCCTGCCTTAACAGACATAAGGAGAACCTTGCTCTGTTCATCCTCTTGAAATTTCTTAACTATTTCGTCTCTTTGAGAATCTGAAAGTGAACCGTGATAAACAAATGGGTTAAATTGCTTAAGCTCTGGCTCTATGAATTTAAGCGTCTTCTCTGGATATTGGGAAAACACAAGAGCTTTGTCATCTTGTTCAGAAATCTCTTCTAATTTCTCTAAAAGGTATTCAAGTTTGCAACTCTCTTTTGATGCGGGTTCCATATTGCAAATCTGTTTAAGCTTTGTAATAAGTGCTAAAATATGTTGAACCGTTACAGAATCACCCTTCTCATTTAAAGCTATAACCCCTTCTTGTTCGGCTCTATCATATGCTTCTCTCTGGGCAGGTGAAAGTTCAAGCCAAGTTTCTTCGCAAACTTTCTCGGGTAGTTCTGGCAGTGCATCGGCCTTTCGCCTTCTCAAAAAGTAAGGCCTTATAGCTTCCTTAACAACTTCCAAAGGTCTTGCCACATAATCATAATGTAAAAGACCTGGTTTAAGGTATGCAAAAATAGAGATTAATTCTTCTAAACGATTTTCTAAAGGTGTCCCAGACAATCCCCAACGATACGAGGCATTAATTTGCCGAACTGCTTTGGTAATAGCAGCGCCGGGATTCTTTATCTTTTGAATTTCATCTAAGACAAGAAGGTCAAACTGTTTTCTTGCTATGTCCTCTGCTGGAGTATATGTAAAAAGGTGATTACAAGTTGGACATTGCACCTGAATTCCGAATATTTCTTTATCTATTCGTAGCCTTTGAGAGCAGCCATCATTTGGACAAGTAATACTGTAACCTCCATCAGAGTTTATAATTGCGTCAATGTCTTTAAGTGAACCATCTAAATCTTGTCTTAAGGTTTCGTATGTTGTCAAATAGATGTGTGCAGGGCAGTTCCAATTTATCTGTCTTTGTTCTTTTGACCCACGGACTTTTATCAGCCTTAGTTCTGGTGCCCAGTCCCATAGTGTTCTTTCCCAATGTGTCAGAACAGACCTAGGACAAATGATGAGACCATTCGTTATCTTTCCCATTCGGAACAGAAACCGTAGGGCAATAATAGCCTGTTGTGTTTTACCTAGACCCATTTCGTCACCAAGCAACGCCCGTTCGTGCTCTGTAAGAAATTTAACGCCTATGCGCTGAAAAGGATATAACTCCATTCCTAATGGGAACGCAATTGGGCTATCAAAATTTTCGCCCAACGGGGGTTGGAGGAGGGGGAGAATTAGGTCGAATAGGTCAACGTGAGAGGAGGTTCTTTCTCTCTCTTGCCTTTCCTTTTGAATACAGATGGCACACCAACTCTTTTTTAGCCCGTGAATGCAATCCTTATCCTTCTCCAATTCAAATAATGTAGCCTTCTTACCTTCTGTCTCACTTTGCTGGTATGACTTTCCTGTTTTCCGTGGTGTATCTAAAAGAACTGAAAAAGATTCTATTTCTGGACACAAAAGCTGTTCCCTCAGCCAAAGAGTAAAATCCTCTATTACTTGATTCTCAAGAAGGGTTTTTAGACCAGTAATTGCAGGTCTAACGGGACAAAAGTTAAGGCCGACCTGCGGCAAAGAAATAGATGGAATTTTGACCTGACTTATTTTCGCTTCCTTAAGTGTTATCTCCAGTTGATCCAGTAAAATCAGCTCCGTTTTTTTAACCGGAAATATTTTGCTAACCAGATTTAGCTTGGCTCTTTCTAAAAACTTTAAATTATTTAAGAGCATGTATCACCCATTATTGAAATCTTTTTTCTTGCTTACCGAGTACTTCAATCGCCTTGGCCATTCTCTCGAATGGTTCAAGAGGATCGAGGTAGTTAAAAATTTTTTCGAGGGTTTCCATTGCAGACGTTCTGTCATCATCGAAATCGGGATGTGGCGAAAATACAATGGGCTGAAATCTTCCAGTAGAGCAGTCAATTCGTTCTCTTTTCAATACAGTTTCGGGTCTATCAGATGTTTCTATATCTATTACCTCTCCTGCTCTACGAATCAATATAACAGGGCAAGGAGATGCTGTTCTCACGTCGAGAAGAAATTCCTCACGAACCACTATCAGCGACGGGTTATTTTGTATTGACTCAATAAGTGGTATTCCACATAGATTGACCCCGATATAAGGTTGTAAAGTGTCTCCATAAAGTGGTTTTTGAATGGTGGTTGGTTTAACAGGATGTGTACATCTAAATTCCTGAGGT
This is a stretch of genomic DNA from Nitrospirota bacterium. It encodes these proteins:
- the bioA gene encoding adenosylmethionine--8-amino-7-oxononanoate transaminase; translation: MNGLIDRNKRWEDDDRKYLWHPFTQMKEWLEEPPLIIIEGRGNYLKDAYGRWYLDGVSSLWCNIHGHRRKEIDDAIKEQLENIAHSTLLGLSNVPAIELAEKLVQITPKGTDSSAFSLQPSALTRVFYSDNGSTTVEIAIKMAFQYWQNKGQRGRTAFLSLNNAYHGDTIGAVSVGGIEIFHSAFKPLLFPSYRVPSPYCYRCELGLSYPSCAMGCLEQMEELLKKNNNVIAAVIIEPVVQGAGGMIVAPEGYLKGVCELCTKYNVLLIVDEVATAFGRTGKMFACEHENVSPDIMCVAKGITGGYLPLAATITTEEIFNAFLSEYTEFKTFFHGHTYTGNPLACAAAIVNLEIFEREKTLEHLQPKIALLSERLKPLNNLPLVGEIRQKGFMVGIELVADKETKTHFPAGERVGLKVIKSARENGLIIRPLGDVIVLMPPLSVTEEEIKRIVEIVGEAIRKLKVESGK
- the nadB gene encoding L-aspartate oxidase produces the protein MILIPKVETTDFLVIGSGVAGLRAAIELAKAGNVLVITKDKATESSTEYAQGGVAVALSDEDEVGIHYEDTIKAGDGLCDERAVRILVEEGPARILELISWGAEFDKEGSRLAFTREAAHSKRRILHAHGDATGRELERVLLKKVRSFPNISKYEYAYTIDLIVRDGICRGALLLKEAGRELVAINSKAVVLATGGCGQIFARTTNPPVATGDGMAIAYRAGATLTDMEFVQFHPTTLYHPSAPQFLLSEAMRGEGAVLRNTYGERFMPDYHLSAELAPRDIVSRAIVSEMVRTKSKNVYLDLTHLDKDFVRRRFPRIYSTCLRFDIDITDDQIPVCPSAHYMMGGIKTDIDGTTDIKGLFAAGEVACTGVHGANRLASNSLLEGIVYGTLAGVSAADYGSNIKIQGVIPPSYETMESCSDLDIDKIRASLRRLLWERVGIIRCEKSLNEAREKINRWKGVLDCNFFSRRELEVKNMVTVAMLITESAFLREGSVGAHYRSDFPEKGDNWQRHIEWRLQGN
- a CDS encoding DNA recombination protein RmuC, translated to MVEIISIILLIMIIAILFYLVLSSRKKESDPALIIMQQQIDSLRQQLGESLSSSNTQISQQLSAVTSQVNQQLASITQQVNTQLASITQQLQTTTGQIGSRLDSAARVVGEVKQNLGELSKATERIFEVGKDISSLHEILKPPKMRGVLGEMLLENLLAQVLPSSNFTLQYKFKGGETVDAVITLNEGLVPIDSKFPLENFRRMIDSTSDDEKKRYRKAFASDVKRHIDIIASKYILPDEGTFDFALMYIPAENVYYEIVIKDESLGEEKSLLGYAMDKRVVPVSPNSFYAYLHVIAIGLKGMRIQQSTKEVIALLQRLRGDFDRFYEDFEVMGRHLNNARTKYDEATRRLERFGDKLLSVSEERPLGIEE
- a CDS encoding SNF2-related protein yields the protein MLLNNLKFLERAKLNLVSKIFPVKKTELILLDQLEITLKEAKISQVKIPSISLPQVGLNFCPVRPAITGLKTLLENQVIEDFTLWLREQLLCPEIESFSVLLDTPRKTGKSYQQSETEGKKATLFELEKDKDCIHGLKKSWCAICIQKERQERERTSSHVDLFDLILPLLQPPLGENFDSPIAFPLGMELYPFQRIGVKFLTEHERALLGDEMGLGKTQQAIIALRFLFRMGKITNGLIICPRSVLTHWERTLWDWAPELRLIKVRGSKEQRQINWNCPAHIYLTTYETLRQDLDGSLKDIDAIINSDGGYSITCPNDGCSQRLRIDKEIFGIQVQCPTCNHLFTYTPAEDIARKQFDLLVLDEIQKIKNPGAAITKAVRQINASYRWGLSGTPLENRLEELISIFAYLKPGLLHYDYVARPLEVVKEAIRPYFLRRRKADALPELPEKVCEETWLELSPAQREAYDRAEQEGVIALNEKGDSVTVQHILALITKLKQICNMEPASKESCKLEYLLEKLEEISEQDDKALVFSQYPEKTLKFIEPELKQFNPFVYHGSLSDSQRDEIVKKFQEDEQSKVLLMSVKAGGLGLTLTRANFVFHFDLWWNPSIAAQAEDRSHRIGQKKTVFVTSLFTVDTIEERIQNLLKRKRELFKAVIDDLSDTNLSRVLTEEELFSLFNIQKTKPTTAKGMPRGGLTIESLGQILPQQFERLIANLYEKMGYQVKLTTQTKDQGIDIHAKRLSETGTEYLAIQCKHYPNGVVGVEHARSLYGVIQDQPSITKGVLVTSGEFSRECKEFARGKRIELFNGKYLCGLFEKYGISFSGKAR
- a CDS encoding DUF3800 domain-containing protein; translated protein: MLIFIDDSGDPGFKVGKGSSPVFVIALVIFDDELEAEETALKIKKLKRTMGLSDNYEFRFNKCSKDFRLNFLKAIADCEFRVRAIALRKHRIYGKELRNSRESFYNYAIKSVLKYHGGTIRDAKLRLDGHGDRRLKQALTTYLRRELNPVIDMGDKVFKNLKFVDSKKNVLIQLADMVAGTIRRSYNKEKEDSNLYREIILDRIEDVWDFGR
- the radC gene encoding DNA repair protein RadC is translated as MDSINIRSIKKWPEEERPRERLIRYGTEMLSDAQLLAIILRTGREDKSALDLANTLLTSFGSLKAIASAGIAELCGIRGIGIAKAAQIKAAFELGGRMLSEPVKKNTPFTSSMDVVKHYNPFMSRLKKEVFICGLLDGKNRLFRDIIISEGSLTASLVHPREVFNPAIRESAASVIVVHNHPSGDPLPSKEDIEITKRLVETGNVIGIKVLDHVIIGYEKHFSFMDERLL
- the truA gene encoding tRNA pseudouridine(38-40) synthase TruA — protein: MKNIKLLIQYDGTNYAGWQRQKDERTIQGVIEDVIKRVTGENLRLIPSGRTDAGVHALGQVANFKTVSKPLHQNLWCEGKIEGKRWKDIINASLPEDIKILDSAEVDMDFHARYSARGRLYSYTILNQEDPITILRNYVWHIRRNLNVEAMIEAGRFLTGEHDFSSFRASACTARKTARKIAELRIEKRRSFIVITIEANAFLHHMVRNIVGTLVEVGRGRLSPDAVREILSAKDRNLAGPTAPARGLILMGVKY